The Penaeus chinensis breed Huanghai No. 1 chromosome 36, ASM1920278v2, whole genome shotgun sequence genome includes a region encoding these proteins:
- the LOC125045063 gene encoding uncharacterized protein LOC125045063: MVFATDVHLVAEAALTSGGARQAAVEALRQFLNETIPGDCRDLQMAIGEAAAVLYSNKFARDHGKIILITQPPEDSDSTMSFFCREMNAVDLGSAQSGRQVMSILYTTNGKLNTTWYDTMALNPPGEVLAVSEDTESVVTLSMKRELLKHLQKLDMASSNDGLMLEVTLAEEPECEYHFTLNSTLTFPAEGFLVIHHESVSSVKVFLSNTEGNQTLLLGQPELLDTADLFPVLFTIPDDWSFTLESTEMDCTPLSPQVFVKRKSGFADVVDMGALANLAEPVSDEPNLAWQGTVSHPSALSRWPGLSAAAAGSPLKEGAVVVDVRVSAPLQDVALGDTSDPVVITARVTKDGKAVLGAVVVATARECSLDGEGGDADCETKIPLFDNGSGAPDATGGDGVYSAYWHSPRVDAFPLAFAAVVTASAGENATVLEAPVPECCPSTLPRGNVTSLEGFEASRAVRARVTSGGPLPPARVSDLTVTCSALNTTSGKASVRFMSPFISNTSEQSYGIWVSPSADVNTAEYPNIQEWWLGLPGDPIEQTISLKCSSTFFFLVAGRSGSLVGEDSNLARAFCPCAPASGSPVVAIVLGVLGGIALVAVIALSVFYRDKISQALQTHCKKKPIRVNVPNRVDVPNRVDVPNRVDEPNEDPIYADIDEFALSTMPNSPPKSSSQSEAVYANTQSLGQRE; encoded by the exons ATGGTTTTCGCCACTGACGTCCATCTGGTTGCTGAGGCCGCGCTCACCTCCGGCGGCGCGCGTCAGGCTGCCGTCGAAGCGCTGCGTCAGTTCTTGAACGAGACCATTCCCGGGGATTGCCGCGACCTGCAAATGGCTATTGGAGAGGCAGCCGCG GTGTTATACTCCAATAAGTTTGCCCGTGACCACGGCAAGATCATTTTGATCACGCAGCCTCCGGAGGACAGCGATTCTACAATGTCCTTCTTCTGTCGCGAGATGAACGCCGTCGACCTCGGCTCGGCTCAGAGCGGCCGACAAGTGATGTCGATCCTGTACACCACAAACGGAAAATTAAATACCACCTGGTACGATACAATGGCGCTGAATCCCCCGGGAGAGGTTCTGGCCGTGAGTGAAGACACAGAGTCCGTCGTCACACTGTCTATGAAGAGGGAACTGCTAAAACACCTGCAGAAACTGGACATGGCCTCTTCTAACGACGGACTCATGCTG GAAGTCACCCTAGCCGAAGAGCCCGAATGTGAATATCACTTCACTTTAAACAGCACCCTGACTTTCCCAGCCGAGGGTTTCCTTGTTATTCACCATGAAAGTGTTTCCTCTGTGAAGGTTTTCCTTAGCAATACTGAGGGCAACCAAACCCTTTTGCTCGGCCAGCCGGAGCTCCTTGACACAGCTGATCTGTTCCCGGTTTTGTTTACCATTCCA GATGATTGGAGTTTCACATTAGAGTCTACGGAGATGGACTGCACGCCTCTGTCCCCCCAAGTGTTTGTGAAGAGAAAATCGGGTTTTGCTGACGTGGTGGATATGGGCGCCCTCGCCAACCTAGCTGAGCCTGTGTCGGATGAACCAAACTTGGCTTGG CAAGGTACAGTGAGTCACCCGTCTGCCTTGTCACGTTGGCCAGGACTAAGTGCGGCAGCGGCAGGGAGTCCGTTGAAGGAGGGCGCCGTGGTGGTGGACGTCCGGGTGTCCGCGCCTCTGCAGGACGTCGCACTCGGGGACACTTCTGACCCTGTGGTGATAACGGCCAGG GTGACCAAGGACGGGAAGGCAGTCCTCGGCGCCGTCGTGGTCGCAACGGCGAGGGAGTGCAGCCTCGACGGCGAAGGTGGCGACGCCGACTGCGAGACCAAGATCCCTCTGTTTGACAACGGCAGCGGAG CCCCTGACGCCACCGGAGGCGACGGCGTGTATTCGGCGTACTGGCACTCCCCCAGGGTCGACGCCTTCCCCCTCGCCTTCGCCGCCGTCGTCACTGCCTCGGCGGGAGAGAACGCCACTGTGCTCGAGGCTCCTG TCCCCGAATGCTGTCCATCGACTCTGCCACGAGGTAACGTAACGTCGCTGGAGGGCTTCGAGGCGAGCCGCGCCGTGAGGGCAAGGGTGACGAGCGGTGGGCCGTTGCCCCCCGCGAGGGTGTCGGATCTGACGGTGACTTGCTCTGCCTTGAACACCACAAGCGGCAAAGCCAGCGTCAGGTTCATGTCACCCTTCATATCAAATACCTCAG AACAGAGCTACGGTATCTGGGTCTCTCCTAGTGCTGACGTCAACACGGCCGAATATCCTAACATCCAGGAATGGTGGCTTGGCTTACCCGGCGATCCCATCGAGCAGACCATCTCACTGAAGTGTAGCTCCACGTTCTTCTTCCTCGTGGCGGGCAGGTCGGGCAGTCTCGTGGGAGAGGACTCCAACCTGGCGCGGGCCTTCTGTCCCTGCGCGCCGGCCAGCGGCTCGCCCGTCGTGGCAATCGTCCTAGGCGTCCTCGGAGGCATCGCGCTCGTGGCGGTGATTGCGCTCTCAGTCTTCTACCGCGACAAAATTTCGCAGGCTTTGCAAACACATTGCAAAAAGAAGCCAATTCGCGTTAACGTGCCAAATCGCGTTGACGTACCAAATCGCGTTGACGTACCAAATCGCGTTGACGAGCCAAATGAAGATCCTATTTACGCTGATATTGACGAGTTCGCCCTGAGCACTATGCCAAACAGTCCGCCCAAATCGTCTTCGCAGTCCGAGGCCGTCTACGCCAATACGCAGTCTTTAGGGCaaagggaatag